A window of Gryllotalpicola protaetiae genomic DNA:
GCCACTGCCTCTGCTGCGACTCGCCCTCGTGCGGGTGAGCCGCCGGCCCCGGCAGCGGGCTTGGAGGCGTCTGCGGGGCCGGCGGGGTCTGTGCGGCGGGGGGCGCCTCGGCGGCCTGCCGTTGCTGCTGGAACTGGGGAAGGTCGATCAGCCGGCCTTGCTCGTCCCCGAGCTGCGATCGGCGGGGACGCTGCCGGATATCCGACATCATCGTGTCGTCTTCGATGAAGTCATCCGCATGCGCGGCCCCGGCGAATATGTCACTCGCGCTTGCTTGCGATTCGTGATCTGACATTGCAGCGCTCCCCTCCTGCTTACCAGGAAGGGGCTGCGCCCCTCCCCGGCGCTGCCCTATATCAATGCCTCGATGCTATGCCGGACCGGTGACAATGACAACTGAACGGGGGGCAGTGTCGCGTTCGTTACGTGGATCGTGTTAACACGCATCCGCGTGTTTACACTGGCTGGGTCTAGACGGTCGTAGGTGTCGGGGGGCATATATGGGGGTCGACTCGCGCTCAACCCACTACGGGTTGCGCCCGCCGACTTGGAACAATGGCCCCGTGGCCAGATACCCGCTCGATGACGTTCCCGAGGGTGTCGCGCGCCTGCAGTACCTCGTCTCGGCGCCTGGCCGCTTGGTCGTGCTGCGCGCCGTCCTCGACGGTCCCACCAACTTCACCGAGTTGGTCGCCAAGCTCGACCTGACCGGCACGAGCGTGCGCAACGCGCTCGACGAGCTGGAGATGCATGGGTGGCTTAAGGCCAGCTCCGAGCGCGTCGACGAGCCGGGCCGGCGCCGCAAGCGGAACACGATCTACACCGCCGATCGCGCCGTCATCATGGGCGACCTCGGCGCGTTCCTCGCTTTCCTCGGCCGGTAGCGCTCGAGGCGTTGACATCTAGGTGTCAACGCGGCTGCCGCGCAACGCTGCGCGTTGCTTTGCCGACGATGCTGCAGTTCCCGTCTCGTGAGCGCGGGTGCATCGGCTGCGGTGAAGGAATGAGTAAGTGAGTATTTGAGTGAATGAGTCGACTGCTATTTGAAGGCTGGCGCGCCGTTGAAGGCGCTGGCGTAGGCGTTCTCGGCGCCGTCGACGACGGATGCCGCACTGGAGCTGGTGACGAGCACGGACAGCTCGCGGTCGTAGCCGAGGCTCGCGCGGCTGGCGTTCTGCGAGCCGATGAGCAGCTCGCGGCCGTCGACGATCACCTGCTTCTCGTGCACGTAGAGGTCGCGGCTGGAGTCCGGGTACGCCCGGACGCTGCAGCCGGCGGCCTGGAGCTGCTGCAGGGCGTCGTCGTACTCGCCTTGCTCCGTCATGAGCACCTGGCAGGCCACGCCGGCCCGCGCTCGGGCTTCCAGGGCCTCGATCACGGTTCGGTCGGACAGCTCTTCGCTGGAGAACTGCACGCGGCTCGTCGCCTGGCTGACCACGGCTGCTACGGCGCTCTCGGCGCCGGGCGACCACAGGAGGCCCTCGGCGGCCGCGGTCTGGCCGAGCTGGGCGGGCATCGCCGCCCAGTCGCTCGTGAAGGTCGCCTCGATCGCGGAGACCTGCGCCTGGTCGCGGTCGAGCACCCAGGCGTCGAGCGTCCTCGCGTAGTATTGCTGCTGCAGGTTGCCGGTGCCGATCGCGGAGACGGCGCCGGCCTGGCCGGCGTCGGCGGTGATGGTCTTCTGGTGCACGATCGTGTCGGCCGGCCCCCACTTGACCGCTACTCCCCCGCGCTGGAGCTGCGCGTAGGCGTCGGCGTTGGCCTGCTTGCCGTTGTAGGCGGCATCGAGGATGACGCGCACCTTTACGCCCCGCTGCGCGGCCGCGGTCAGCTCGTCGACGGTCTGCGTGTCCTGCAGCTCGTACATCGTCATGTCGATGGAGCGCTGCGCGCCCGTGATGAGCTGCTGGATGCCTGCGAGTCCGGCGGCCGGCTCTTGGATGAGCTGCCAGCTCCCCGCCGCCGCGGGCGCCGCCTGCGGTGCGGCGGGCGTCGCGTTCTGTGCACTTCCGGCCGAGCTGCGCGCCGGCCCGCTGTGCGCGAGGTAGGCGCCAGCCGCGGCGATGATCGCGACGGCGAACACAAGCCAAGCGCTCGTGCGGCGCCGGCGTCTCCTGCTCACGGTTCCCCCCAATGAGTAAATGAAGCTATGTAGCTATGAGTAAGTGAGCGTTTGTCGTCAGCGGGCCGGCCGCATGCGCGGTCCCGGCCGGCATGGCGCCGAGCAGCGTCGCGGCCGGCGGCCCGATGAGGGCGTGCGTCGCGGCGTAGACGAGCGCGAGCGCTGCAGCGATCGCCCACCCTGCCATGCCGACGACCGCCCAGCCGGCCGCTACGGCGATCGCCACGGGCGAGCGCAGCCAGCGGCGCCGACACGGCTGCGCGGCCACGAATGCGAACCACAGCACCGCAAGCGTCGCGAGGATCGCAGCCCACTGTGTGGCGGTGCTCATGACCCTCTCGCTCTCAGCTCACCAGCTCTTCGATGTGGCGCAGCAGCTCGTCCTTGATTGTCGTGCCGTTGTCGTTGGCCCAGTTCTTGAAGCGCCGGCGCAGGTCCGCGTCAATCTCGATGCTGATGCGCGGCGGGTGCTTCATGCCGGCCGCGGCCGCCGGGCGCTTGCTGTCGCTGTGCTCCGGCGCCGCAGCGGCGGCCGCCGGCTCGGCCGGCGTGCTCGACTCCGGGGCCGCCACCGGCGTGATGCCGGCCGCGCGGTCCTTCATGCTGACTCGTGCCATGTCTATTTCCCTCCGTTGGCCCAAATGGAGTTCAGCTCCAGGGCGAGGCTCTTGAAGTCGTCCAGCGCGCCGATCGCGCCGCGGCTGGGCGGGTAGGTGGTCACGACGTCGCCGGTCATCGGCGCATCCTCGTGCACGGTGTACTCGCGCACGTCGCTCTGGAAGTGCGGCTGGCCCAGCTCGTCGAGCGTGGCGATCGTCTCGTCTCGCCGCTTGCGTCCAGGCTCGTCCCGGCGCACGCGCGAAAGCAGCACGCGGTAGGGCAGCCCGCGCGGCCGCACGAGCCGGTCGATCGTCGTCACGAGTGGGCGGATGCTGTTGAACTTCGGTTCGATCGGCAGCACCACAAAGTCGCTGTTGTCGAGGATCGCGTTCAGCCGCGGCAGCTCGCTGTCTGCGAGCGTTCCGGGGGTGTCGACCAGGATCAGGTCGTACTCGTCGAACTCGCGCATCTGCGACAGCACGGCGACGTCGTCGACGGCGTCGAAGTCGTACGGCAGCGCCTTGCCGGCCGCCTCAGCCGCCTCAGCCCAGCTCGTGGCCGTCTGCTGCAAGTGGTCAGCGTCGAGCACGAGCACGCGCGAGTGGGCCGCTGCGACCGCCGCGAGGTTCATGACGACGTTGGACTTCCCCACGCCGCCCTTTTGGTTCACCACCGCAAGAATCCTCATGCGTTTATCCTACCTTCCTTTGATCAAATGAGCCAGTTAGCAAATGAACATTTGTAGTCGAAAGAAAAGCCGTTGACACCTAGGCGTCAGCGGCTGGAGCCGGTCAGAGTCCGACGGCGACCGCGTGGCGCCCGGCGGCGTCCCATCGTCGCGCGCGATCAATGGTCATCTGCACCGTCTCCCGGTCGCCCTCGCCCAAGCGCGTGACCCACGCGCGACGGGTGTAATCCCTGATGTGATCGAGGTCGATGTGCGCCGTCTCGTTGGCATAGCGGGCAGCCAGGGCGTGCAGGGTGCGCTGGGCGCCGTCGACGTCGGCCTGAGTGGTCTTCCCATGCCGGTCCCCCGGCTCGGTCCCGGGAATCCACTCCCCCGGCCGTGCGTCGAGGGCCCAATTCGCCGCGTCGTGGAGCCGGGCGATCTTGGCTACTAGCTCGGCGCGCTTTTCGGCGGCCCGGTGCTGGGCGACCAGTTCGAGGTCGTCGAGGTCGACGCCGGCCTTGATCAGCGCCGCGTCCTGTTCCTCGCGCTCACTCATCGTCTTCGCCCTCGGTCTCGTCTTCGGTCGGGTCGTAGGGCATCTGCGCCATGGCGCGCAGCGCCTGGTCGAGCAGCTTCGGCAGCTCGTTGCGGGCGAAGCCGCCCGCCGGGAATCCGGCAACCTCGGTCGGCTCCAGGTCGACTTCGAGGATGTCGACGTGGTGGCCGCCAGGCGTGTTCATGTGGCTGGCGGTGTCCTCGCTGGCGTCGAGCCGGTCGGCGCGCACCGGGAACTGCGTCTCCATGTGCTGGTAGCACACGGCCCGGTAGGTCGTTGCGGTGCCGCTCTGCGGCGATGCGTCGCTCATGCGTGTGATCCTCTCCCCTGCCCCTGACATCGCGCGAGACGCCCGTACAGGGGCGCTCAGGATGCCTTGTGAAGGTAGGCGGCCAGGGCGTCGCGCATGACGACGCTCTGCTTGCGGTTCTGCTGCTTGGCGAACTCGGCCAGCTCGTTGCGCAGCTCGGGCGGCACCCGGAAGCGCAGCACGGGCGACTCGCCCGCGCCGGCCGTTCCGGTGAGCGTGGGGCGGCCGCCGCGGTTGACGAACGCCTCCAGCTCTGCGAACACCGCCTCGGGGTCGCCGTCGATCTGGATTTCCGCGTTCGGGCTGATCGGGCCGTAGTCGTCGGCCTCGATCCGCTCCGACCAGGCGGCGTAGAACGCCTGGTCGTCGGCCGTGAGGCCGTCGCCCTCGTCGGGCTTCTTCGTGCTCATTCCTGCTCCTTTCGGCGCTGCTCGATGATCTTGCGTGCGCGCTCGATGGTCGAGCTGCGCAGCTCCATGACGTGGAAGATTTCGACGGCATCCGGGATGTACCGGTGCACCAGGACTTCAAGCATCTGCGTGCCGTCCACGGTCGGCCCGACGAACAGGTCGGCGGGCGGCTTGCCCTCCACGCGTGCCGGGTCGTAGGCCGCGATGAAGGCCCGCCGATGCGCGATCGCGTGAAGCGTGTCGGCGTGGTCGATCCCGTGCTTGTCGGCACTGTCTGTCCATCGCGTTCTCATACTAGTATTGTGTCACAGAACCGGCAAGCCGTCTACTCATTTGATCAAATTATCTAAGGAACTTTTGTTCCTGCGGGCTGACGCCTAAGTGTCAAGTTCTCGATGTCGGCCGCGGCTGTGTGCGTGGGGCGTTGCACTCCGCTGCGCCGTTGCCGATGAACCCCGTCAGCTCGTAATCGCTGCTCGATTCCTTCGGCCCGGGCAACCCTGCCGCGTCGCATCTGCGCCGCGCCCGGAACGCGCGGGCTGCCTGCCGGGAACCCCCGCCCTCGGCTCCGCTGCGCACACGCGGGCTGGAGGTCCGATCAAGGCAGATGCCTCGATCGGGGCATCGAACAAGCGAGAGGATGCAGTGGTGTTCGGACCAGAGGATGACGTGCAGCAGGTC
This region includes:
- a CDS encoding phospholipase D-like domain-containing protein, coding for MSRRRRRRTSAWLVFAVAIIAAAGAYLAHSGPARSSAGSAQNATPAAPQAAPAAAGSWQLIQEPAAGLAGIQQLITGAQRSIDMTMYELQDTQTVDELTAAAQRGVKVRVILDAAYNGKQANADAYAQLQRGGVAVKWGPADTIVHQKTITADAGQAGAVSAIGTGNLQQQYYARTLDAWVLDRDQAQVSAIEATFTSDWAAMPAQLGQTAAAEGLLWSPGAESAVAAVVSQATSRVQFSSEELSDRTVIEALEARARAGVACQVLMTEQGEYDDALQQLQAAGCSVRAYPDSSRDLYVHEKQVIVDGRELLIGSQNASRASLGYDRELSVLVTSSSAASVVDGAENAYASAFNGAPAFK
- a CDS encoding ParA family protein; translated protein: MRILAVVNQKGGVGKSNVVMNLAAVAAAHSRVLVLDADHLQQTATSWAEAAEAAGKALPYDFDAVDDVAVLSQMREFDEYDLILVDTPGTLADSELPRLNAILDNSDFVVLPIEPKFNSIRPLVTTIDRLVRPRGLPYRVLLSRVRRDEPGRKRRDETIATLDELGQPHFQSDVREYTVHEDAPMTGDVVTTYPPSRGAIGALDDFKSLALELNSIWANGGK